The window ACGGCCCGACGTCATCGCCCTGGCGCTGGAAGAACCGCCGGACTCCGCACAGCCGCTACTGCGCACGGTCATGCGGGGTGGGCGTCGGACGTGGCCGCCGGACCGCTGGCAGGACGCACGCCAGCGCTTCCGCGAGGGCATCGCCGTTCTGCCCGGATCGGCACGCCCGATCAAGGGCCCCGAGCCGGTCCCACCGGTCCGGTCCCAGGCCCTTGAAGAGCTGACCGCCTCGACGCGAACCGATATCGAAGCCCGCCTGGGTGCGGGGCATCGCGCCGCGCCCCCGGACACGGCGGTGCCCCGCCCCTCCGTGCTCTCGGTCCGCGCGCAGTGACAGGCACGTACAGCGGAGGGCCGGCAGGCCCGTCGCGGGGACCAATGGCCCCTGGCAGGCCCCACTTGCCAGGGCCTTCCATGGAATCGGTGGCACCTCTCCGTGCCACCGCAGGGAGGAGGCGAGGGCGATGTCCGCTCCCGCACCAGCGAAGAACAACGACCGGGCCGTACCGAGTACCGGCTCCGAAGCCGGCGGCGCCTGGATGCGTGCCCGCGTCGGCGACGAGATCGTCATACGCGGAACCGCAGCCGGGGTCATCGCCCGAGACGGCGAGATTGTCGGTCTCCACCATCCGGACGGCAGCCCGCCCTACGACGTGCGCTGGGCGGACAGCGGACGGGTGACCCTGTACTTTCCTGGCCCTGATGCGTACATCAGGCATTTGGTGACCGGAGGCGGCCATGTCCCGGCCCGGTGACCGCCGGCCGATCGTGGTGGGCGTCGATCCTGATCCGGCCCACCGGATGGCAGTTGCCTGGGCCGCCGACGAGGCCGCCCGCCGACGGCTGCCATTGCGCCCGGTCCACGTCGAGGGCATACCAACCAGGGGCTGCCGGAGGCCGGACGTCCCGCCCTCGTGGGAGGAATGGAACGAGTCGCTGCACACGGCCGGGAAGCAGGTGCTCGGTGAGGCCACGGACTTCGTCGCGGCTCGGCACCCGCGGCTGGAGGTGGAAGCTCTGCTGGCGGAGGGCGACCCGGTGTGGGTGCTGCGCGAGCAGAGCCGCGACGCCACCGCCCTCGTGCTGGGATCACGGCATCTGAGCCGGAGGCAGGAGGTGTTCGGCTCCGCGTCGGTCGCCCTCCCGGTGATGGCTCATACGCACTGTCCCCTGGTGGTCGTCCCCGAGCCGGAGCACATCACCCAGGACCCCGCGTACTACGTCGTCGGCGTCGACGGAAGCGAACACTCCGCTGCCGCGGTCGATATGGCGTTCGAGGAGGCGGCCTTGCGCGGCGCCGAGCTGCGAGCCGTTTTCGTCTGGGAGCCGGGGCCGTTCAGGATCTTCGACAAGTACGAGCCGCAGCAGGAGTGCCGCCGGCTGCTCTCCGAGATCGTGGCGGGCCGGCACGCCCGTTTCCCCGAGGTGGAGCTGCGCCACGAAGTGGTCGTCGGGCATCCGGTCCAGGTGCTCACGGAGGCCTCGTCGCACGCGCTGGGCCTGGTGGTGGGGACCCGGGGGCGGGGAGGCTTCGCGGGCATGCTGCTGGGCTCGGTCAGCCAGGGCGTGCTGCACCACGCCGGCTGCCCGGTCATCGCCGTCCCGACACACGGGTAAGCGGCCGGGTCGTCACGAAGGGAAACCACCGTGATCGCAGAACCCCCCGACGTGAACACCGTCGAGGCACTCGTCGCAGACGCCGCCGCGGCGCCCTCGCTGCACAACGCGCAGCCCTGGGCCTTCCGCTATCTGCGGGACACTGGCGTCCTGCGCCTATACGCCGATCTGGAGCGCGCGCTCCCGCGAACAGACCCCGGGAATCGCGGCCTCCGCATGGGGTGCGGCGCCGCGCTCTTCAACCTGCGTGTGGCCGGCGCCGCGACAGGGCTGGCGCCAGTCGTCCGGCTGCTGCCCGACCCGACCCACCAGGACTTCCTCGCCGAGGTGGATCTGTGTGGCACCGGACCACCCGACGGGGCGCTCTCCCGGCTGGGCCCTGCAATCCGTCGCCGTCACTCCAGCCGCCTTCCTTTCCGTGACGAAGCACTCCCAGCCGCCGTGCGGGAGAGGCTGTACGAAGCGGCCCGCGCCGAGGGGGCCCAGCTGTTGTTCCCCGGTGCCTGGCACGTGAAGGCGATCCTGGAGTTGGTGCGGGATGCCGAAGGCTGGGAAGCGCTCGACCCGGAGGTACGAGAGGAAACGGAGCGCTGGACGCACACGGAGCTGTCAGGTACTGCGCGGGCGGCCGACGGCATTCCCGGTGAGGCATTCGGTCCTCGCCAACGCGGTACCTCAGCCCCGATGCGTGACTTCGCCGTCGGCCGTCCGATGCCCGGGCGAAGCTGGGCGACCTTCGAGAAGAACCCGAACATCGCCCTGCTGGGTACGGCCCACGATGAGCCTGTGGACTGGCTCCGTGCCGGTCAGGCACTGGAGCGAGTCCTGCTCTGGGCCACCACGGACGGGCTGGTCGCCTCGGTCACTTCCCAGCCCCTGGAGTGGCCGGAGATCCGGTGGGCCGTCCGCGACCCTGTCTCGGCCATGGCCCACGTCCAGATGGTGATCCGGCTCGGCTACGGCCCCGAAGGCCACGAGAGCCCACGGCGGCCGGTGGCCGATCTGCTCGACGTCCTCTGACGGACCGGCGTGAGGAGCGGTCGCATGAAGGTCTCCGAGGTGATGACTGCTCCAGCGGTGTGCGTACCGCCACACGTCTCCCTGGTCGAGGCGTCCCGACGGATGGCCGAGTGCGCCGTCGGCTCTGTCCTCGTGGTCGAGGACGGAGCACTGCGCGGCATAGTCACCGACCGCGACCTGGCCGTACGGGGCATGG of the Streptomyces sp. NBC_01788 genome contains:
- a CDS encoding universal stress protein produces the protein MSRPGDRRPIVVGVDPDPAHRMAVAWAADEAARRRLPLRPVHVEGIPTRGCRRPDVPPSWEEWNESLHTAGKQVLGEATDFVAARHPRLEVEALLAEGDPVWVLREQSRDATALVLGSRHLSRRQEVFGSASVALPVMAHTHCPLVVVPEPEHITQDPAYYVVGVDGSEHSAAAVDMAFEEAALRGAELRAVFVWEPGPFRIFDKYEPQQECRRLLSEIVAGRHARFPEVELRHEVVVGHPVQVLTEASSHALGLVVGTRGRGGFAGMLLGSVSQGVLHHAGCPVIAVPTHG
- a CDS encoding Acg family FMN-binding oxidoreductase, whose translation is MIAEPPDVNTVEALVADAAAAPSLHNAQPWAFRYLRDTGVLRLYADLERALPRTDPGNRGLRMGCGAALFNLRVAGAATGLAPVVRLLPDPTHQDFLAEVDLCGTGPPDGALSRLGPAIRRRHSSRLPFRDEALPAAVRERLYEAARAEGAQLLFPGAWHVKAILELVRDAEGWEALDPEVREETERWTHTELSGTARAADGIPGEAFGPRQRGTSAPMRDFAVGRPMPGRSWATFEKNPNIALLGTAHDEPVDWLRAGQALERVLLWATTDGLVASVTSQPLEWPEIRWAVRDPVSAMAHVQMVIRLGYGPEGHESPRRPVADLLDVL